Proteins co-encoded in one Candidatus Brocadia sp. genomic window:
- a CDS encoding FAD-dependent oxidoreductase, with product MPVLSHPMHPVSVNLPARSAIVAAETDVLVVGGGPAGLGAALGAARAGAKVILAERYGFLGGNATAALVMPLASTYTEHPTQEQPAATTLFPTDHGPGEPVIAGVFKELINRLIKSGGAIPPSPKTGHMVPFDPEIFKLIMLEMMDEAGVNILLHAFASDIVGDQGKRGVVFETKSGPVVIKAQVVIDCTGDGDVAARAGAQYEIGRDQDGLVQPMTLMFRLVEFDRTAFKAYVNEHPDQWYGVHGLWDLIRKATDAGELELQREDILFFATPHEREVSVNSTRVTKMLGTDVWDLTYAECASRRQMHQIASFLRRYVSGFEKTYIAQSGVNIGVRETRRILGDYQLTANDVLNARKFPDVIARCTYPIDMHNPEGKGTEFKRLPPGEAYDIPLRCLLPKGVEGIIVAGRCISGTHEAHASYRIIPASMATGQAAGVCAAFASLRGKTLRAIPVVDIQKELLRQGANLGHVK from the coding sequence TGCAAGGGCAGGTGCAAAGGTCATTTTGGCCGAGCGTTATGGTTTCCTTGGTGGTAATGCAACAGCAGCTTTGGTTATGCCTCTAGCATCAACTTATACAGAACATCCGACCCAAGAACAGCCTGCCGCCACAACGCTATTCCCCACAGACCATGGACCGGGTGAACCTGTAATAGCAGGTGTGTTTAAGGAGCTGATCAACCGCCTGATAAAATCGGGGGGAGCTATTCCGCCATCTCCTAAAACAGGCCATATGGTACCCTTTGATCCTGAGATATTCAAACTCATTATGTTAGAAATGATGGATGAAGCTGGCGTAAATATTTTGTTGCATGCATTCGCAAGTGATATTGTTGGTGATCAGGGGAAGAGAGGGGTTGTTTTCGAGACAAAATCCGGCCCTGTAGTAATTAAGGCGCAGGTTGTTATTGACTGTACCGGTGATGGTGACGTGGCAGCTCGGGCAGGAGCCCAATATGAAATAGGGCGGGATCAAGATGGACTGGTGCAGCCTATGACATTAATGTTTCGGTTGGTAGAGTTTGACCGCACGGCTTTTAAGGCATATGTAAATGAACATCCTGACCAATGGTACGGTGTTCACGGGCTTTGGGACCTTATCCGTAAGGCTACCGATGCAGGTGAACTCGAACTGCAACGGGAAGATATCTTGTTTTTTGCAACTCCGCACGAACGAGAGGTAAGTGTGAACAGCACGCGCGTAACGAAGATGCTGGGTACTGATGTATGGGATTTGACATATGCAGAATGTGCAAGCCGCCGGCAGATGCATCAGATCGCGTCATTTTTACGCCGTTATGTGTCAGGTTTTGAGAAGACATATATTGCTCAAAGTGGGGTAAATATTGGTGTGCGTGAGACAAGAAGAATCCTGGGAGATTATCAACTCACGGCAAACGATGTATTGAATGCCCGCAAATTTCCTGATGTTATTGCACGCTGTACATATCCTATAGACATGCACAATCCCGAAGGCAAAGGAACGGAATTTAAACGGCTACCTCCGGGGGAAGCATATGATATCCCCCTGCGTTGCCTTTTGCCGAAAGGTGTTGAGGGGATCATTGTTGCCGGCCGTTGTATTTCGGGCACCCACGAAGCCCATGCTTCGTACCGTATAATACCTGCCTCTATGGCAACGGGGCAGGCAGCAGGGGTATGCGCTGCGTTTGCATCTCTCAGAGGTAAAACGTTACGAGCTATACCGGTAGTGGATATCCAGAAAGAACTCTTGCGTCAAGGTGCAAATCTCGGTCATGTGAAATGA